ggcgtgggtgttgtccttggccacctgctgacaaggctgacaagataggactcttttgtccattgttataggataggaacagcattgattgaaaacaaacgcccaacacaaaatgggtcatgcacaagattttagtcagaccaagctataacattatatatttactacgacagtacattcaaccaaaagctaatataacaaaggcatcagagattatttataatctgtcacagaaactggaatccatctccccagatcagtcaataaatgcttctggtattgacttatatgctgcccctgtcttcatgttgttgctggacatatcttttttaaaatgtgtgtaggtcacctaaatcatcagaaaaattgcccctcctgagaattttttcaggagccgccacggTTCCAGAGGGCCATGGATAATGTCTTGAGCGACCACCCTAGGTCACACTGTTACCTTGATGACGAGGAGCATCTGCTGAACCTTTAAAAGGATGGcaggtagggcggcaggtagccttgtAGTTAAcagcgttggaccagtaaccgaaaggtcgcaggtttgaatcccagagccgactaagtgaaaaatctgttgacgtccccttgagcaaggcacttaaccctagttgctctggataggagcatctgctaaattactctaAATCGACTCGAAGAGTAAGGCTGTCATGTTCGCAAAAAGAGAAGTGCAACGTTTTCAAGCGTGGAGTCCTTAGGCCATTTGATTGATTCCGATGGTCTCCACACAGCCCCATTGAAAGTGACAGTCATTGCAGAGGCTCCTGAGAATGTCAGTCAGCTGCGGTCATTCCTTGACCTCCTGAACTACTACGGCAAGTTCATCCCGCAGGTGAAGCCTTTGCATGAGCTAATGAGAGAGAGCAAACCCTGGTCGTGGACAAAGGAGTGTGACGCTACTTTCAAGAATGCGAAGGCAGTGTTGATTGATAAGGTGTTGACTCACTTCGTCCTTGCCAATTTAACTGGCCTGCAACGCTTCCATATATGGAGTTGGGGCCGTCATATCACACATCACATCTGCAGGAGAAGAGAATCCCATTGCTTTCACATCAAAGACTGAAATACCTGCAGATTGAGAAAGAAGCGTTGGGTATTATCTTCGGGATCACCTAACTGTtcggatggaggttcaccttgcTGACCGACCATTGTCCCCTGACCTTCATCTTTGGTCCACACTCTGGCATTACAACTCTAGCAGTAAGCAGCATTGGGTGTTAATCCTGAGTGCTCACAACTATGACATCAGGTACCGGAGGTCTGAAGCGCAAGCCAATGCTGACTGCTTGTCACGGCTTCCCCTACGGGAAATgtctctgaatgtacttgagtggctcagccagagcccggacttgaatttgatggaacatctctggagagacctgaaaatagctgtgcaacgacgcttTGCTGATGGCTTGTCACGGCTTCCCCTACCTGACTCCCCTAAGAGCAGTGAACAGAAGATCTTCTACTTTGACATGATGGATAACATACCTGTGACAACTCACCAGATCAAGAAGGAAAGAAAAGGAGATCCAACACTTTCCAGAGTGTTCAACCAAGTGATGAGAGGCGGTCTTGCATTGCGGATGTGCCACGTGATCTCCAGCCTTACCTTTCACGGGGGAAGGTGTTTACAGTGACAGCTGAATGCTTACTCTGGGACATGCACATCATCATACCGCCAAAGCTGAAGAAACATGTCCTGAACAAGCTGCACTGTGGACATTGTGGGATAGTCTGGATAAAGGAGCTAGCACGTAGCTATTTTCTGTTGCCGGAACTAGACCATGACATTGAAGCCAAAGCCAGATCCTGCGTGTCATGTCAAACCATCAGAAACATGCCAAGCCTAACATCACTGCATCCCTGGCCAGCGAGCCTGTGGCAGCGCATTCACATGGATTTTGCAAGACCAGTGGAAGAAGCGATGTTCCTGGTTCCCGTTGACGCCCATTTGAAATTGCCAGAGGTGTCAGTCATCTCCACCATCAAATCTGAGAACACCATCCAGATCCTGAGGGAGATGTTTTGATGTCTCGGACTGCCTGAGCAGATAGTCACAGATAATATTTTGTTTCCAAGGAGATGGAACATTTCCTCCAGAGCaatggaatcaaacacatccTCTCAAGTCCTTGTCACTCATGGACTTGAAGAGATAATGGTTCAGATGAACATGCACTCAAAGTGGCCAGAAGTGAAGCACCACTGAAGCAGCGCCTCAACGTTTTCCTGCTGAAGTATTGCAATTACCCTCTTGGGACAACTGGAACGTCCTCTGCTTACTTGGTCATGAAAAGACATCTCAGGACTCGCCTTGACCTGTTGAGGCCAATATCCACCAAAATGTTGGTCCAAGACAAGCAGCAAGACCAAGTCAACCAGCGAGCGAAGCGGTCTAAAGACAGACAGTTCACTGTCGGAGATCCAGTCCTTGCAAGCAACTACACCACTAAATAAAAGTGGGCACCCCCATCTGTTCTCAAAAGACTGGACCTGTCTCATACAGAGTCTACACCCGAGACAACCAGACCTGACGAAGACATGTTGACCAGTTGCTCCCTCGAGAACCTGCAGCTACAATCCCTGAAGCAGAGGCACCTGAGTTCCCCTTCACAAGCGAGCTGACACACCACCAGAATAAGTCAGCACCCACACCAGCCTCTTCTTCACTGCCGCCAACAGAGGCTACACCTCCAACTGCACCTGAGGCTCAGCCTGAGCCTGTGCCTGAGCCTGATCCCGGGTTACGGCGCAACCCACCCAGAGAAAGAAAACCTCCTGAACAATGTACATAGTTCTAACCCTGGAAGCAAGGGGCAGAATATTGAGgcagtctaccctctctcccaAGTTAGAGAAAGTTTATGTTGCTTCTGTTAATGTGGTCATGTCATTTAAGGGGGATGAAATACTGTATTTTATATATTGGGACTAAGTATTTCTGTACTATGTGGGTTTCTGAAGCCATAGTTGTAACGCTAAGCATTATGGGTATTAAAGTTGGTTGTTAAAGGGACATCCTGAAGTAATGTAAGACACACAACTTTTCAGTAAACACTCGTTGCATCTAAAAGGATTTATCCGTCTCGGTCCCCAAACCTGAGTCTTAAGTTAATCTGAAGAGTCAAGATACAACATGGCCCTTTTGTataaactccccagtccctgctgatgacaagcatactattaacatgatgctgccacggcaatacttgaaaatacagaggaTCAACAACATAGCATTCACTCCATATTACTGGCCTGTATGAAACAGTGAAGGAAGCCAACTTTAATACAGTCCTTTTGCCCTCAACCCTACCAGCTTTTATATGGACCACTGGGCACTCCTATGACTTCTGTGAGGTGTTTGTCTGTGAGTTGTAGTTATATGTCCTAGTAACCGAGACTCTACCATAGAAATAGCTCACTGCCATCACAGTTAAAAGAGAGGGGGCTGGCCATGTGTTACAGcagggggtcgcagttccagagcgacccactaggtgtcatcctccgacaaccttaggcacctcctacctcctcactcacagtcgggactaatcatcttcctattggtgtcacttgtgtatttatgccctcacttccctgtgttcccttgctcagttttctctgctagtttcactatgccaagcaatactaatcagtgtctgatcgtgggacgtatggacaggtacgtgagaagtgttttccctgtttatttattatttcagtcatagttagtatttcgtatttttggctctctgcctgttttttggagtcttatttgctctgcctttctttttcgtgtaaagtccgttattttgtatcctggcttcgggaccatcagtaaagttccttgtttcaccatatcagcctactgcctactgtctaacctgcaccacacatgggtcacacctcacaccaacccttacagaaaactgagccactatggacccagcggaggcagcacagtatcatAGCGCATTGGCAACACAGGGAGCCATGCTGAACCAGCCCGAccacagcctgcagcagatcaccaAGAATCTCTGCCAGCTGACGATCGccgtgcagagccgggtggacacccaACCAGCACCGGCAGCAGGCGGAGCGGAAGCCGCGGCAGCGGGGTCTCCAGTCTCGCCTACGACATCGCGGGAACCCTGTCTACCACCTCCGGATAAGTAAGGCGGACGTCAACTCAGCTCTATATGTCACTGCAGACAAATATTATACGACCCCCTTTGGTAAAAATCTACAGTGAATCAATAACAAACCACAAATGAGCGTAAATACAGGAATGATATTTATTATTTCTTTGCATTTACATGCAGGACCAAGGAAAACACAGCTGAATAGCATTTCACATTCTGTGAAGAAACGGTACATCTGTCCCCATGAAGATTTGTACAACCAACCGCTCACTAAGATCACAAAGTCATCTCACTGCTAACTACCGATAAGATTTTCAAAGCATGATGATAATGCTGTGTTCATAACAAAGTGGGAAGTTGGTagttaccagttgtgaagtcgtaaatacaagttggatgcattcacatgctttgaactcgttgaaaaacgctgattggctaatggccaacaagctgcgtcAACCATAAACTATAAGTACAGCTATCATGTTTGTAAAAAAATGTGGGGTTCAAAAACATATTTGTAGACTGCtttttgtaaataatgttttgttgttacatttaactgctgaaaatattgtttaaaaggtaatttccttagtaggtgacttTAGAGGTCAGCATATGGGAGAAGTCGGAGCTCAGggatgatagacgagtttcccactagtaattaccagttagAGGGGCGTTCAAGTGGACTTTTAccagtcgtatgtggtaaataccaccttccTACTTGCTTATTATCGCAACATAACTCCTATAGTCCTGCTGTATTGTCTCTGGTAGGCCTAACTATCTCAGTGTATCAGAAGTCTTTTATCAGATTCTGTATTTTCCAGTGCTGCCCACTGCACTCCTGAATGATGAGCTTGTAGTAGGTGTCGTCCCCTGAGGCAATCTCCAGACATCTCTTTGTCTGTCTATTCTGGATGTCTTTTCCCTGTAAAACACAGCAAACATTCTACTGTACTACATCACAATACAAAAACTTAAAATGTCATAGACATCTCCCTTGTTTCCAACAGTTTATAAGCATCTATTTCCCTATTTCATGTGGAGTGCTCACCTGTTGAAAGTCCCAGAGCATGTGGAATCCCTTCTGCTTGGCCACCTTGCACTCATACAGTCCTGGGGTTCGAGTGCCAGTGTCCACCAGACAGCGATTACTGTTGTACTTGTGAGACTTGATGCCTCCAATGTAGATTTCCCCACTGGCTCGATAATAACAGTTCTggacagagaggatagatatTTTCGCTTTTCTGAGTTTGTGCTATTGACAATACTTTACATTGTGTTCTTGTGTTATGGGTTGAATCCTGGGTCTGCCATAGGATGGATCATATTACACATCTAGTTAAATTCTGAAATACTAAGCAATGATTCTACAAACCTGTGGACCAAAATAATGGCAGCCATACACAATAGGTGTGTTCCCTGGAACTGGGCCCTGATCTATACAGAGATCcgtcttcaggtcattgaccagctGTTGATTTTATAGACAGAGATTAAACAGTTATAAAAGTGCAGATTCCTATCCTGATAATGAGTTGGATTCATGACCCTGCATCCTATTGAAAGAAGGATGCCATGAATGCCACCAAACACAGTTGGTGAGGAAATAATTCCAGAACAATGATAAATGTTTCAGCATCACTCACAGCTCCATAACCAAGCAAGTCACCCAGGGGGTCTAACATGGGATACACGTTGTCCAGATACCACTGGAAGGGCTTGCAGTTCAACCTCTTTCTCaacttcttcctctctgaaaCATCCCCAATGTCTATGCCATGGTCCTGTGGTGAGAAAGAGGAAGATTTCTAAATCAGAAACACAGGCCATGTGAACAATCCACCTATTATCCATTTTTGTTTACCTCCATCATTTCACATAGATCCTATGATCTTTATTATGGCATTGAGTAATACACAGTTTTCATAATATTTATTGTCTAATCTACTTATTTTCAAACACAAAGCATGCATAACAGCGATTATTGTTATTCTATAGGAGCAGATGAACAAAACCTACTTTCTTAATGGTTTGTTCTGTACAGTACCTTCAGTGGGAGGTTCCAGGCGATGTTGACATTATGTTTGTATTCATCCATCCAGACCTCAGCCACTCTCAGAGCATTCCTCTTCATTGTAATGCTCAGGTCGGGGAGATAGGGTTTATGGGCCCTCTCGATGTGGGCTATTTTAGAACAAGGTATGACCTCAACACTTCCACCACACAGCCACACCTAGAAAAACCACACACCAAGAGAGAAGGAAGAGTTTATAGATATGGACTGAAGTGTCTGGATGTTGGATGTAGATTGGTTTGTTCAAACTGAATGAGTCAAGAACAGAAAGTAATTCTGCAAACACAAGTCTGCTTTGATTTCAAACATTCATTTAGCAACTGTAGCAGAGGGGCTTACCCGAATGCCAAGTTCAACATTTTCACCTCCATAGATCTTCATACCACCGTCGAGAGCACCAATTTCCCCAAAGAACAGGCGATCAACCACTAGTATGCCCATAATGGAGGGGCTCCTGACAAACATACAGTACAAATCATGGTCATTTCTACACTGGGAGAAGTGACATTCATTTTAATGAATAGATAACGCAAAATAATAATCAAGGTGTAAATATTAGGTGAGATTTTTGTCCCAATGCTGTGCTTTCCTTATCGCCTATTCAAAAAGATTTGTGAAACTGGACTATCATCCTATGATGAAATCATGAACAACTCACTTTCCTGGCTGTGACTCATCTTTCAAGGCGTACCACTCAGGTCTGAAGGACTCGTACATACACCACAGGGCCCAGTCAAAGGCGTCTGCAGCAGGCCAATAACGTGAGACTGTCAAGTCATCGAAATGGACTTTGTCAAACACCGGTGTCAACACCAACGTGCGGTCCTCCTTTATCCGAGCTAACAGAGGCTCCGCCCTGTTCACACAAACACAGACTGAAAATACCATGTTGGGAGGAGGGATTCAAAAGCATATTTTATAACAAAAAACATTTAGACTACCATTCCACATGGACCTCTATGTGGGCATCCAAGATGGCCACCACATCTCCTTCAGCTTCCCTCCACCCTGAGAGGCGGGCCTGTGTGAGACCGAGCTGCTCTGAGTGTCTCACTCTCTTCACCAGGCCCGGACGCTCTTCTTGGATGAAGCTGATGTAGACGTCCAACTTCTCCTTTAGATCCTCTGTGAAAGCAGAAACTTGCAAATCAGTGAAACACAACAAAAGTTGAAAGCCACACCTTTCAATCAAGGTTCAATCTAAATGTTAACAAATATACTTTCAAATGTTTCTATGCATAGAAAAGGGAGCAATTAGGCGAACCATTGGAGCTGTGGTCATCCACCAGTATGATGTCTTTGAGCAGGCGTTGGGGGGTCTTGTCTATGATGCTGCGGACGGCTCTCTTGATTATTGACAGGGCCTCGTCCAAGTAGATCAACACCACGCTGATGGTGGGCAGGTCATGGGGGTACTGGTGATTAGCACACCTAACAGGCACAACAAAAACATTTGGTCTTGCTCATATCATTAATTCACTTCACCAAAGCTGTTGTTTCACTCTTAAAGTTATTGTCAATTTCAATGTCATTCATCAAACTGCATTAAAAGTGCTGGAGATGGAATTGACCTCGGATGACCTCGGATGCAACGGACTGTGGTTAGAATTCAGAAGTCTTGAGTTATACATCATTTATTGtgtagaggtggaggagagatgaggaaaaTGATTTACTTAGGATCGCGAGTATCAGGGATTTCCCTGTTCAGGGGTAGTCTGTCACTCAGGAAGGCATTGTATCCATACATCTGAAACAGCCCCTCTGCCTCTTTCTGCTCCTCCTCTGAGAGCTCGTCACCCCAGCTTGTAAACAGAGCTGAGTTGGGGTACAACTTCTTCACCACCTTCCTCTCCTTCTTGACCTCGGGAGCCTTCACAGCCTGCCCCTCTTTCAGACTGATCCCGTTGTTGATTGACTTCACTGTGGACACATGTCAGCTGTTCATCACACTGTAATAAATGTGTTATGACTGTATAATTCAGATTGtttaagtcaaatcaaatcaaattatatttgtcacatgcgccaaatacaacaggtgtagaccttacagtaaaatgcttacttacaagcccttaaccaacaatgcagttttaagaaaaataaggtttaagtaaacaatagataagtacaAAATAAAAGCAGTGAAATAACAgcaaaaataacagtagcgaggctatgtacagggggtaccggtacagaatcAATGTGGGggtgcaccggttagtcgaggtaattgatgtagtatgtacagttgaagtttacatacaccttagccaaatacatttaaactcagtttttcacaattcctgacatttaatcctagtaaaaattccctgtcttaggtcagttaggatcacaactttattttaagaatgtgaaatgtcagaataatagtagagtgatttatttcagcttttatttctttcatcacattcccagtggttcagaagtttacatacactcaattagtatttggtagcattgcctttaaattgtttaacttgggtcaaacgtttcgggtagccttccacaagcttcccacaataagttgggtgaattttggcccattcctcctgacagagctggtatatctaagtcaggtttgtaggcctccttgctcgcacacgctttttcagttttataataatataatataatatgccatttagcagacgcttttatccaaagcgacttacgatgtgcatacatttttacgtatgggtggtcccggggatcgaacccactaccctggcgttacaagcgccatgctctaccaattgagctacagaggaccacagttctgtccacacattttctataggattgaggtcagggctttgtgatggccactccaataccttgactttgttatccttaagacatttttccacaactttggaagtatgattggggtcattgtccatttggaagacccatttgcgaccaagctttaagttcctgactgatgtcttgagatgttgcttcaatatatctacataactttccttactcatgatgccatctattttgtgaagtgcaccagtccctcctgcagcaaagcaccccgcacagcatgatgctgccacccccgtgcttcacggttgggatggtgttcttcggcttgcaagcccccccctttttcctccaaacataacaatggtcattatggccaaacagttttatttttatttcatcagaccagaggatatttctccaaaaagtacgatctttgtccccatgtgcagttgcaaaccgtagtctggcttttttacggcggttttggagcagtggcttcttccttgctgagcgacctttcaggttatgtcgatataggacttgtttttctgtggatatagatacttttgtacctgtttcctccagcatcttcacaaggtcctttgctgttgttctgggattgatttgcacttttcgcaccaaagtacgttcatctctaaaagacagaacgcgtctccttcctgagtggtatgacggctgcgtggtcccatggtgtttatacttacgtactattgtttgtacagatgaccgtggtaccttcaggcatttggaaattgctcccaaggatgaaccagacttgtggaggtctacaatttttttactgaggtcttggctgatttcgttagattttcccatgatgtcaagcaaagaagcactgagtttgaaggtaggccttgaaatacatccacaggtacacctccaattgactcaaattatgtcaattagcctatcagaagcttttaaagccatgacatcattttctggaattttccaagctgtttaaaggcacagtcaacttagtgtatgtaaacttctgacccactgtaattgtgatacagtgaattataagtgaaataatctgtctgttaacaattgttggaaaaattactagatatatatagatatattgaagcaactctcaagacatcagtcaggaagttaaagcttggtcgcaaatgggtcttccaaatggacaatgatcccaagcatacttccaaagttgtggcaaaatggcttaaggacaacaaagtcaaggtattggagtggccatcacaaagccctaacctcaatcctataggacatttgtgggcagaactgaaaaagtgtgtgcgagcaaggaggtctacaaacctgactcagttacaccagctctgtcaggaggaatgggccaaaattcacccaacttattgtgggaagcttgtggaaggctacccaaaacgtttgacccaagttaaacaatttaaaggcaatgctaccaaatactatttgagtgtatcaacttctgacccactgggaatgtgatgaaagaaataaaagctgaaataaatcgttctctctacaattatttcaaattcttaaaataaagtggtgatcctaactgacctaaaacagggaattttttactaggattaaatgtcaggaattgtgaaaaactgagtttaaatgtatttggctatggtgtatgtaaacttctgacttcaactgtatatagctattaaaaaCTATATATTACAAATCCTGCTTATCTTAATTTCCATAATTAACTAATTCTATTTGTAATAATGTAGGCAGTTCATGCAAAGGATTGTTACCtctaaccaggattgccattacaaaaattacaaacaattattgtgattcatcctatattgtccctaactgtcactggtgtagagaggagtaggcaggaggcagtcgcaggtttagaactactgaatgtatttaagcaccatagatcaaagcaggacgaaacccaaacgctgttgtgctcaaaatatatcttcatGAACAAAAAAGCACAGGGCGAACCCAAAGTGCAAAATATatagtactcaggaaatagtaggagagattcctctaaggaaaacaagtaacatttacaatgaccgacaaagagaAATGGCTTAGGGAGTAtttatacagtgatagagtggggattggaaccaggtgtgtgtaatgatgacgagacatgtctggggttgatgagtgaagggcgtttgccagcagtaggttcggcagcagctagaaggccggcgacgccaaacgcctgagctggacaggagggggagccaaagcgaaggctggtgtgacactaACATCTTTACTCCCTAGCAACAGCTGTgggatatatacacacacacacacacatacacactcacacacactcaacctcctttcccccacaaacaaccataaaatcagatgctcaacagtTGTTCCATTTCAGAGCTCAACTGAAGAAATGCCTATACAGTTGcagctgtttgagaaggcatgcaaaATTGAGCAAACATGGGCAAAAATGGGGAGATATGATTAACcattgtcaagtcctaggtgatggagatcagatacacccccttcccctgaaacacacacatgctggtgtcccccattttcccaagcatctctgtgcagtcagacctttgattattttgtgccaccagggccacaataatatgccccctctctgaatgtccgagtgtgaccccctccccatgggttactgcagctaatgttgccagcactgccactacctgggtggcaCTActccaccggaatccccaccggctaggtacaagttcgtaaaggttctcattagcagctttgagaatttccttgtatattatgctctcccatcagggggggtttggctttgtaggaccaaccctgccaggcaggctcagaatatTGAGGGGTTGGTGCTGCtttagtaggtctctgaccgcattcaTCTTTCTGATTTGGCTGCGTATAGGCTACTTACAGTAGGCCCATAAAACAGATAAGGACATCTCCTTaatgtatgggtcgctcaggtgggtgtctagggtatagggttggggaccattccatcatgataggacaataaataaataaactatatgtcactcatttcaggaaactaggcgtatgtcgcacgtcactacttcacaggagagccatttgaacgtaaactgtttttaaaaaatcaaaatgcattttttggcagaaatgccttctggaacatgtgaactttcatgtgccttaataacaaacttgtatgacatctgtaaatacgaatacaattcttaaattacgagcctagttggtttagccacagaaaaagacagtaaccttcccactagccatgattggctgaaataatgagtgggctggacatgccgagaggtGAGTTAGAATTGGTCTGCCATGttgcacgcttctgtctatttgagctggtcagtatgtgtaggtaatccagTCTAATGTggctttaaaaaatgtatatatatgcatagtagaactgcataagtgttgctctccactttctggaggaccgagttttgaaatcagtagaATTAGAgcatgatagctaaggagatggagaaaacacctgtctccagattacatcttcgaactaagggcaaccatggcatccgtgacagagagtgaGAAGTGTCCGTCCATGTATaagggtaagatagtctagctagctacattttca
The genomic region above belongs to Coregonus clupeaformis isolate EN_2021a unplaced genomic scaffold, ASM2061545v1 scaf1571, whole genome shotgun sequence and contains:
- the LOC121542485 gene encoding probable polypeptide N-acetylgalactosaminyltransferase 8, with product MAAGILYITSIKREVHSHGERLQRAHQNDSVRGQDMLKRLEKMEAHIEKLVKSINNGISLKEGQAVKAPEVKKERKVVKKLYPNSALFTSWGDELSEEEQKEAEGLFQMYGYNAFLSDRLPLNREIPDTRDPKCANHQYPHDLPTISVVLIYLDEALSIIKRAVRSIIDKTPQRLLKDIILVDDHSSNEDLKEKLDVYISFIQEERPGLVKRVRHSEQLGLTQARLSGWREAEGDVVAILDAHIEVHVEWAEPLLARIKEDRTLVLTPVFDKVHFDDLTVSRYWPAADAFDWALWCMYESFRPEWYALKDESQPGKSPSIMGILVVDRLFFGEIGALDGGMKIYGGENVELGIRVWLCGGSVEVIPCSKIAHIERAHKPYLPDLSITMKRNALRVAEVWMDEYKHNVNIAWNLPLKDHGIDIGDVSERKKLRKRLNCKPFQWYLDNVYPMLDPLGDLLGYGALVNDLKTDLCIDQGPVPGNTPIVYGCHYFGPQNCYYRASGEIYIGGIKSHKYNSNRCLVDTGTRTPGLYECKVAKQKGFHMLWDFQQGKDIQNRQTKRCLEIASGDDTYYKLIIQECSGQHWKIQNLIKDF